Proteins encoded within one genomic window of Dyadobacter chenhuakuii:
- the cobA gene encoding uroporphyrinogen-III C-methyltransferase, whose product MEARLTLVGAGPGNGELITLKGIRAIKAADVVLYDELANVEILDFAPAHALKMYVGKKVGNPSFSQEEINGLIVRLARKRGHVVRLKGGDSFVFGRGHEEMEYAREHGVACEVVPGVSSCIAVPASMEIPVTRRGVSESFWVITGTTQNGELSEDLRLAAQSKATVIVLMGLSKVNEICALYKHFGRGHLPMAVIQNGTRSDEKSVMGQVWEIPRLVKENNIGTPAIMILGDVVALHPSYAMEYLQSMHLVS is encoded by the coding sequence ATGGAAGCAAGACTAACACTTGTAGGCGCCGGCCCCGGCAACGGAGAACTGATCACATTGAAAGGGATCAGGGCGATTAAAGCAGCAGATGTGGTTCTTTATGATGAGCTGGCCAATGTGGAAATCCTCGACTTCGCTCCTGCTCACGCATTGAAAATGTATGTGGGAAAAAAAGTAGGTAACCCCTCTTTTTCCCAGGAAGAAATCAACGGCCTGATCGTGCGCCTCGCCCGCAAACGCGGACATGTCGTTCGGTTGAAAGGCGGCGACTCATTTGTATTCGGTCGCGGACATGAAGAAATGGAATATGCGCGGGAACATGGCGTGGCCTGCGAAGTGGTCCCCGGCGTTTCAAGCTGTATCGCGGTCCCGGCCTCGATGGAAATTCCGGTGACGCGGCGTGGTGTGAGCGAGAGCTTTTGGGTAATCACAGGCACTACACAAAATGGTGAACTATCAGAGGATCTGCGCCTTGCAGCCCAATCCAAAGCGACGGTGATCGTGCTGATGGGACTGAGCAAGGTGAATGAAATATGTGCACTATACAAACACTTCGGGCGAGGACATTTGCCGATGGCGGTGATCCAGAACGGCACGCGCTCCGACGAAAAGAGCGTGATGGGACAGGTTTGGGAAATCCCGCGCCTTGTGAAAGAAAATAACATCGGCACGCCCGCCATCATGATCCTGGGCGACGTGGTGGCTTTGCATCCGTCGTACGCGATGGAATATCTGCAAAGCATGCATTTGGTTTCCTGA